A single genomic interval of Pyrus communis chromosome 7, drPyrComm1.1, whole genome shotgun sequence harbors:
- the LOC137740020 gene encoding telomere repeat-binding factor 4-like yields the protein MGNQKQKWTAAEEEALLAGVAKHGPGKWKNIIKDPECAPFLIHRSNIDLKDKWRNLGVNSCGHGSKERPRATKIRKVVGTQHDIVQSPASAASVRPNASLVAVTNDALSTASDGKNAPRYDAMIFEALFTMKDKDGSTIGAILNYIEQRHEVPVPANFRRVLGTRLRQLAMQGKLDKAQNGYKIKKDVTLVAETPISTPDQKEVRPRKLQNYVPIISTETVKDAADNAAYKLVDADNKSFLAIQAMKEAERVSMMAEDTDSMLLLIEEIYEQCLRGGVVALA from the exons ATGggaaaccaaaagcaaaagtgGACGGCGGCGGAGGAAGAAGCCCTACTCGCCGGAGTAGCGAAGCACGGACCCGGCAAGTGGAAGAACATCATCAAAGATCCTGAATGCGCCCCTTTCCTTATTCACCGCTCTAATATCGACCTCAAG GATAAGTGGAGGAACTTGGGTGTTAATTCGTGTGGACATGGTTCTAAGGAAAGACCAAGGGCTACAAAGATTAGAAAGGTTGTGGGTACCCAGCATGACATTGTTCAGAGCCCTGCTTCTGCTGCTTCGGTTCGACCCAATGCATCTCTCGTTGCTGTCACAAACGATGCTTTGAGTACAGCATCtgatgggaaaaatgctccaaG GTATGATGCAATGATTTTTGAGGCGCTTTTCACGATGAAAGATAAGGATGGATCTACTATAGGTGCCATTCTTAACTATATTGAG CAAAGGCATGAGGTGCCTGTACCAGCAAATTTCAGAAGGGTTTTGGGTACAAGGTTAAGACAGCTTGCTATGCAAGGAAAACTGGACAAG GCACAAAATGGTTACAAGATCAAAAAGGATGTAACTTTGGTAGCAGAAACACCTATATCTACTCCAGATCAAAAGGAAGTGAGGCCCCGGAAGTTGCAGAATTATGTGCCAATAATCTCTACCGAAACAGTGAAGGATGCAGCTGATAATGCTGCCTACAAACTCGTGGATGCTGATAACAAAAGCTTTCTGGCTATTCAAGCAATGAAGGAAGCAGAAAGAGTTTCAATGATGGCAGAAGATACCGACTCAATGCTACTGTTAATAGAAGAGATTTATGAACAAT GTTTGCGTGGTGGAGTCGTTGCCTTGGCTTAG
- the LOC137738676 gene encoding probable 2-oxoglutarate-dependent dioxygenase AOP1 has product MGTRDGFLPVIDFSKEDCLKPGTSSWLSVRREVCRALEEIGGFMAIIPDKVSAELHQTIFGALKDLFEFPAELKSKNRYEENPFCGHFIYNSVHESLGIQNPTHSEETQKFTHLFWPNQNDQFRDSVDSYAKVMMELDHVVTRMVFENYGMEKYHDEHIRSTSHFIQFAKYKEPRKAGSDVGLVSHTDKNFNTILHQNHVNGLEINTDDDEWIMFDPHLPSSFLFIASDVFKVWSNGRIRACRHRVNVRENDEARYSVGFFSVKIGVTTVPKELVDEEHPLRYKSLDQVEYIQAQRKNGIECTPEAYCGV; this is encoded by the exons ATGGGTACCAGGGATGGATTTCTTCCGGTGATAGATTTCTCCAAAGAGGACTGCTTGAAGCCAGGGACAAGTTCTTGGCTCTCCGTCCGCAGGGAGGTTTGCCGTGCATTGGAAGAGATCGGCGGTTTCATGGCGATAATTCCCGACAAAGTTTCTGCTGAGCTCCACCAAACCATCTTTGGTGCACTGAAGGACTTGTTTGAGTTCCCTGCCGAACTCAAATCCAAAAACCGATACGAAGAGAATCCATTTTGTGGCcatttcatatataattctGTCCATGAGAGCTTGGGGATTCAGAATCCCACACACTCGGAAGAAACTCAGAAATTCACACATCTTTTCTGGCCTAACCAAAATGATCAATTCCG TGATAGTGTAGATTCATATGCAAAGGTGATGATGGAGCTTGATCATGTTGTAACAAGAATGGTATTCGAAAACTACGGTATGGAGAAGTACCATGACGAACACATTCGATCTACTTCTCACTTTATCCAGTTTGCTAAATACAAAGAACCCAGAAAAGCTGGAAGCGATGTGGGTTTAGTGAGTCACACTGACAAGAACTTCAACACAATTCTTCATCAAAATCATGTCAACGGTCTGGAGATAAACACGGACGATGACGAGTGGATAATGTTCGATCCACATCTACCTTCATCCTTCCTTTTCATAGCTAGTGATGTGTTTAAG GTATGGAGTAACGGCAGAATACGAGCTTGTAGACACAGAGTCAACGTGAGAGAAAATGATGAGGCAAGATACTCGGTTGGATTTTTCTCTGTAAAGATAGGAGTAACAACCGTACCCAAGGAGCTTGTGGACGAAGAACACCCCTTACGTTACAAGTCACTAGACCAAGTGGAGTATATTCAAGCACAAAGGAAAAATGGAATTGAGTGCACACCTGAGGCATACTGCGGAGTTTGA
- the LOC137738671 gene encoding eukaryotic initiation factor 4A-8-like — MAGVAPEGSQFDAKQYDTKMSELLSTDGQDFFTSYDEVFESFDSMGLQENLLRGIYAYGFEKPSAIQQRGIVPFCKGLDVIQQAQSGTGKTATFCSGILQQLDYGVVQCQALVLAPTRELAQQIEKVMRALGDYLGVKVHACVGGTSVREDQRILQAGVHVVVGTPGRVFDMLRRQSLRPDYIKMFVLDEADEMLSRGFKDQIYDIFQLLPSKVQVGVFSATMPPEALEITRKFMNKPVRILVKRDELTLEGIKQFYVNVDKEEWKLETLCDLYETLAITQSVIFVNTRRKVDWLTDKMRSRDHTVSATHGDMDQNTRDIIMREFRSGSSRVLITTDLLARGIDVQQVSLVINYDLPTQPENYLHRIGRSGRFGRKGVAINFVTKDDERMLYDIQRFYNVVIEELPSNVADLL; from the exons ATGGCAGGTGTTGCACCCGAGGGATCACAGTTTGATGCAAAACAGTATGATACTAAGATGAGTGAGCT GCTCTCAACTGATGGGCAAGATTTCTTCACATCGTATGATGAAGTTTTTGAAAGTTTTGATTCCATGGGATTGCAGGAAAATCTGCTGAGAGGCATTTATGCTTATG GTTTTGAGAAGCCTTCTGCAATTCAGCAAAGGGGAATTGTTCCATTCTGCAAAGGCCTTGATGTGATTCAACAGGCTCAGTCTGGAACCGGGAAAACAGCAACCTTTTGCTCAGGGATTTTGCAGCAACTTGATTATGGTGTTGTCCAGTGCCAGGCCTTGGTTTTGGCTCCTACCAGGGAGTTGGCACAGCAGATTGAGAAGGTTATGCGAGCACTTGGTGACTACCTTGGCGTTAAGGTTCATGCTTGTGTCGGTGGGACAAGTGTTCGTGAGGATCAGCGCATTCTTCAAGCTGGTGTTCATGTTGTTGTTGGAACCCCTGGTCGTGTGTTTGACATGTTGAGGAGGCAGTCACTTCGCCCAGATTACATTAAGATGTTTGTATTGGATGAGGCTGATGAAATGCTTTCTCGTGGTTTTAAGGATCAG ATCTACGATATTTTCCAGCTCTTGCCATCAAAGGTTCAGGTTGGGGTGTTCTCTGCTACCATGCCACCTGAAGCCCTTGAAATCACAAGAAAGTTTATGAACAAACCTGTGAGGATTTTGGTAAAGCGTGATGAGCTCACCCTTGAGGGTATCAAGCAATTCTATGTCAATGTCGATAAAGAAGAATGGAAGCTCGAGACCCTTTGTGATCTGTATGAGACTCTGGCCATCACCCAGAGTGTCATTTTTGTTAACACCAGGCGCAAGGTGGACTGGCTTACCGACAAGATGAGAAGCCGTGACCACACTGTCTCTGCCACCCATGGTGACATGGACCAGAACACTCGTGATATCATCATGCGTGAATTCCGATCAGGCTCATCCCGTGTTCTCATCACCACTGATCTCTTGGCTCGTGGTATTGATGTGCAGCAGGTATCTCTCGTAATAAACTATGATTTGCCGACTCAACCCGAAAACTACCTTCATCGTATTGGACGAAGTGGTAGATTTGGAAGGAAGGGTGTTGCTATTAACTTTGTGACAAAAGACGACGAGAGAATGCTCTATGACATCCAGAGGTTTTACAACGTGGTGATTGAGGAGCTCCCATCGAATGTGGCCGATCTTCTCTGA